The following are from one region of the Mycolicibacterium helvum genome:
- a CDS encoding ABC transporter substrate-binding protein yields the protein MKHRFAVALAAALVTVTAGCSLDSKPQAAGEVNVVIGYQSKTINTVTAGALLKAKGFLEKRLDDITKRTNVKYTVQWQDYDTGAPITAQMLAEKIDIGSMGDYPLLINGSKTQANERAKTELVSVTGYNAKGALNMVVVNPNSTAQSLNDLRGQKVSASVGSAGHGTLVRALAKAGIDPKTGVEVLNQQPQIGASALESGQVQALAQFVAWPGLLAFQNKARLLFDGAELNVPTFHGVVVRRDYAGQHPEVLDAFLQAQLDATDFLHEKPLEAAQLVAQGSGLPQEVVYLYNGPGGAVSFDTTIKPSLVDALKSDVPYLKSIGDFADLNIGRFVNADPLRKAFAERNLDYNKAVALTTNPLPVSGQDPVCNVAVTDPALAGELWIDGQAATQPAANPSCLLRALREASAKGQRVIAAYIPDTELGTRWFADRSVWVQSPAAGNAYLPFDTDAGAQRYIAAHPGAAVVDYQAALAGAV from the coding sequence CCGGCTGCTCACTGGACTCAAAACCACAAGCGGCCGGCGAGGTCAACGTCGTCATCGGATACCAGTCCAAAACCATCAATACCGTCACCGCGGGTGCCTTGTTGAAGGCTAAGGGCTTCCTGGAGAAGCGCCTCGACGACATCACCAAACGGACGAACGTCAAGTACACAGTGCAGTGGCAGGATTACGACACCGGCGCCCCGATCACCGCACAGATGCTGGCCGAGAAGATCGACATCGGGTCGATGGGCGATTACCCGCTGTTGATCAACGGCTCCAAGACCCAAGCCAACGAACGCGCCAAGACCGAGCTGGTGTCAGTCACCGGCTACAACGCCAAGGGCGCGCTGAATATGGTTGTGGTCAATCCGAATTCGACCGCTCAAAGCCTGAACGATCTGCGTGGGCAGAAAGTGTCGGCGTCTGTCGGCTCGGCCGGGCACGGCACCCTCGTCCGGGCACTTGCCAAGGCCGGTATCGACCCGAAAACCGGGGTGGAGGTGCTCAACCAGCAGCCGCAGATTGGTGCATCGGCCCTGGAATCCGGTCAGGTGCAGGCGCTTGCGCAGTTCGTCGCTTGGCCTGGCCTGCTGGCCTTCCAGAACAAAGCGCGACTGCTGTTCGACGGCGCCGAACTGAACGTACCGACCTTCCACGGCGTGGTCGTTCGGCGCGACTACGCCGGCCAGCATCCCGAGGTGCTCGACGCATTCCTGCAGGCCCAGCTGGATGCCACCGACTTCCTGCATGAGAAGCCACTGGAAGCCGCGCAGCTGGTCGCCCAAGGAAGTGGATTACCGCAGGAGGTGGTGTACCTCTACAACGGGCCCGGCGGCGCGGTGTCATTCGATACCACGATCAAACCGTCACTGGTCGATGCACTGAAAAGCGATGTGCCGTACCTGAAGTCGATCGGCGACTTCGCTGATCTCAACATCGGCCGGTTCGTCAATGCCGACCCGCTACGCAAGGCGTTCGCCGAGCGGAACCTCGACTACAACAAGGCCGTTGCCCTCACCACCAACCCGCTACCGGTCAGCGGTCAGGACCCGGTGTGCAATGTTGCGGTCACCGACCCCGCGCTGGCCGGTGAACTGTGGATCGACGGGCAGGCCGCCACACAGCCCGCGGCCAACCCCAGCTGCCTGTTGCGGGCGCTTCGCGAGGCCAGCGCCAAGGGCCAGAGGGTGATTGCGGCCTATATTCCCGACACCGAGTTGGGCACCCGATGGTTCGCCGACCGTTCGGTATGGGTGCAATCCCCCGCCGCCGGCAACGCCTACTTGCCGTTCGACACCGATGCCGGCGCTCAGCGTTATATCGCCGCCCATCCCGGCGCCGCAGTCGTGGACTATCAGGCGGCCCTCGCGGGTGCGGTGTGA
- a CDS encoding ABC transporter permease: MSAAPTGGPIRHRPWRSWAVRIASVTAAVGLWQLLTANHVRFWLRFDTLPTVTEIVNTFTKRVAVQEYWLDLGQSLIRILTGFALAAVVGVVTGILLGRSNAFANVFGPLTELARPIPAIAIVPVAILLFPSDEAGIVFITFLAAFFPIMVSTRHAVRALPTIWEESVRTLGGSRWDVLVRVVLPGILPGVFGGLSVGIGVAWICVISAEMISGRLGVGYRTWQAYTVLAYPEVFVGIITIGILGFTTSAAVEVLGRRVTRWLPRGEEKTR, from the coding sequence ATCAGCGCCGCGCCGACGGGCGGCCCGATTCGGCACCGACCGTGGCGGTCGTGGGCCGTGCGGATCGCATCGGTTACCGCCGCGGTCGGGCTGTGGCAGCTCCTGACCGCCAACCACGTCCGGTTCTGGTTGCGCTTCGACACGCTGCCGACAGTGACCGAGATCGTCAACACCTTCACTAAACGGGTTGCCGTGCAGGAGTACTGGCTGGACCTCGGACAGTCGCTGATCAGGATCCTGACCGGCTTCGCGCTCGCTGCGGTGGTCGGAGTGGTGACCGGCATTCTGCTGGGGCGCTCCAACGCATTCGCCAACGTTTTCGGGCCGCTCACCGAACTCGCCCGCCCCATCCCGGCGATCGCGATCGTCCCGGTGGCGATACTGCTGTTCCCCAGCGACGAGGCAGGGATCGTCTTCATCACCTTCCTGGCCGCGTTCTTTCCGATCATGGTGAGCACCCGGCATGCGGTGCGGGCCCTGCCGACGATCTGGGAGGAGTCGGTGCGCACCCTCGGTGGCAGCCGCTGGGACGTGTTGGTCCGGGTGGTGCTACCCGGCATCCTGCCCGGCGTCTTCGGCGGGTTGTCAGTCGGCATCGGTGTGGCGTGGATCTGCGTCATCTCCGCCGAGATGATCTCCGGGCGCCTGGGCGTCGGGTACCGAACCTGGCAGGCCTATACCGTGCTGGCCTATCCCGAGGTGTTCGTCGGCATCATCACCATCGGCATCCTCGGCTTCACCACCTCCGCGGCCGTTGAGGTGCTCGGTCGCCGGGTCACCCGGTGGCTGCCCCGCGGCGAGGAGAAGACGCGATGA
- a CDS encoding ABC transporter ATP-binding protein, which translates to MVLQLNNLVLSYGGSPVINRLDLNVRPSEILVLTGPSGCGKSTVLRALAGLLRPDAGEILADRVPVRTTSRERALVFQDNALLPWRTVQANVELALKLAGVPRAGRREEALRWIADVGLAGFERYLPKSLSGGMRQRVQLARGLAGAPRAVMMDEPFGALDTQTRASMQRLLIDTWRAHPTTVVFVTHDVDEALLIGDRIAVLGRAGQPLRALLDVPTPRDAFADRSALRSEVIAALDTPEFP; encoded by the coding sequence ATGGTGTTGCAGCTCAACAACCTTGTGCTCAGCTATGGCGGCTCACCGGTGATCAACCGCCTCGACCTGAATGTGCGTCCCAGCGAGATCCTGGTCCTGACCGGACCGTCCGGGTGTGGCAAGTCCACCGTACTGCGGGCACTGGCCGGGCTTCTTCGACCGGACGCCGGCGAGATACTCGCCGACCGGGTGCCCGTGCGCACCACCTCCCGCGAGCGGGCATTGGTGTTCCAGGACAACGCTTTGCTGCCCTGGCGCACCGTGCAAGCCAATGTCGAACTGGCTCTCAAGCTGGCCGGCGTTCCACGCGCCGGGCGCCGCGAGGAGGCGCTGCGCTGGATCGCTGACGTCGGATTGGCCGGCTTCGAGCGTTACCTGCCCAAGAGCCTGTCCGGCGGTATGCGGCAGCGGGTGCAGCTCGCGCGTGGCCTTGCCGGCGCACCACGGGCGGTCATGATGGACGAACCGTTCGGAGCGTTGGACACCCAGACCAGGGCCAGCATGCAGCGGCTGCTGATCGACACCTGGCGCGCACACCCGACCACCGTCGTCTTCGTGACCCACGACGTCGACGAGGCACTGCTCATCGGCGACCGCATCGCTGTGCTCGGGCGAGCGGGTCAGCCGCTGCGCGCCCTGCTCGACGTTCCCACCCCACGCGATGCCTTCGCCGACCGCAGTGCGTTGCGCTCAGAAGTCATTGCCGCACTGGATACTCCGGAGTTCCCCTGA
- a CDS encoding fumarate reductase/succinate dehydrogenase flavoprotein subunit: MQIPDLADTTRLDCDVLVIGGGTAGTMAALTAAENGARVLLLEKAHVRHSGALAMGMDGVNNAVIPGKAEPEDYVAEITRANDGIVNQRTIYQTATRGFAMVQRLERYGVKFEKDEHGEYAVRRVHRSGSYVLPMPEGKDVKKALYRVLRQKSMRERIRIENRLMPVRVLTANGRAVGAAALNSRTGEFVAVAAKAVILATGACGRLGLPASGYLYGTYENPTNAGDGYAMAYHAGAELSGIECFQINPLIKDYNGPACAYVANPFGGYQVNANGDRFVDSDYWSGQMMAEVKREVESARGPIYLKVSHLPDETLTALENILHTTERPTRGTFHANRGHDYRTHDIEMHISEIGLCSGHSASGVWVDEHARTTVPGLYAAGDLACVPHNYMIGAFVYGDLAGEHAADTLAALEAPKELPAEQIRAAYELAYRPLQHPDGPPQPQVEYKLRRFVNDYVAPPKTATKLAIAVDTFERMQDEIEQIGARTPHELMRAVEVSFIRDCAEMAARSSLTRTESRWGLYHDRSDIPDRDDVNWRYHLNLRKGPDGSMEFFKRPVAEYFVPVPGLDDLPTGGTQAIPVAQPTIVRDRQSAPAPAAAVAGPPVQPPSPRIAAVLALESPALEDLAEFLTDPDAAVRRTAVVALTEHLCDGYADALYAALDDADSGVRRAAADGVRELVEVVPNPIAGQPLLSSTDPLVRSAALYLLSFRRVGDVGRFRAALADPDHRVRIEAVRALVSVDDADGVASAADDENREVRIAVANGLGTLASGPNAVRALIGDRDPLVRAAALAALGEIGDGDTDLALIERALGDTAWQIRVGAVRALSGTGEAAVALLSRALIDPHLDVRKAAVLGLTRWVSQPAAHDALLGALDDTDADVRAYARQALARRAEFAGLVD, translated from the coding sequence ATGCAGATTCCTGATCTGGCCGACACCACCCGCCTGGACTGTGACGTCCTCGTCATCGGCGGCGGCACTGCCGGCACGATGGCGGCGTTGACGGCCGCCGAGAACGGCGCCAGGGTGCTGCTGTTGGAGAAGGCGCACGTCCGTCATTCCGGTGCGCTGGCGATGGGGATGGACGGCGTCAACAATGCCGTCATCCCGGGCAAGGCCGAGCCCGAGGACTACGTCGCCGAGATCACCCGCGCCAACGACGGAATCGTCAACCAGCGCACCATCTACCAGACCGCGACCCGCGGCTTTGCGATGGTGCAGCGACTCGAGCGCTACGGCGTGAAGTTCGAGAAGGACGAGCACGGCGAGTACGCGGTACGCCGCGTGCACCGATCCGGGTCCTACGTCTTGCCGATGCCCGAAGGTAAGGACGTCAAGAAGGCGCTCTACCGGGTGTTGAGGCAGAAGTCCATGCGCGAGCGGATCCGCATCGAGAACAGGTTGATGCCGGTGCGGGTGCTCACCGCGAACGGCCGGGCGGTGGGGGCCGCGGCGCTGAACTCCCGCACCGGCGAGTTCGTCGCCGTCGCCGCCAAGGCGGTGATCCTGGCGACCGGAGCCTGTGGCCGGCTCGGCCTGCCGGCATCGGGTTATCTGTATGGCACATACGAGAATCCGACCAATGCCGGTGACGGCTATGCGATGGCCTATCACGCCGGAGCCGAGCTGTCCGGCATCGAGTGCTTCCAAATCAATCCGCTCATCAAGGACTACAACGGCCCGGCGTGTGCCTACGTCGCCAATCCGTTCGGGGGCTACCAGGTCAACGCCAACGGCGACCGGTTCGTCGACTCCGACTACTGGTCCGGTCAGATGATGGCCGAGGTCAAACGGGAGGTCGAATCCGCCCGCGGACCGATCTATCTCAAGGTCAGTCACTTGCCGGACGAGACGCTGACGGCGTTGGAGAACATCCTGCACACCACGGAGCGGCCGACTCGCGGCACCTTCCACGCCAATCGTGGGCACGACTATCGAACACACGATATCGAGATGCACATCTCCGAGATCGGTTTGTGCAGCGGCCATTCCGCATCCGGGGTGTGGGTCGACGAGCATGCCCGCACCACTGTCCCCGGCCTGTACGCCGCCGGGGACCTGGCGTGCGTTCCGCACAACTACATGATCGGGGCTTTCGTCTACGGCGATCTCGCCGGCGAGCACGCCGCCGACACCCTCGCCGCTCTCGAAGCGCCGAAAGAGCTTCCCGCCGAACAGATCCGCGCGGCGTATGAGCTGGCCTACCGGCCATTGCAGCATCCCGATGGGCCGCCGCAACCGCAGGTGGAGTACAAGCTGCGGCGTTTCGTCAACGACTATGTGGCGCCGCCGAAGACGGCGACGAAGCTGGCGATCGCCGTCGACACCTTCGAGCGGATGCAGGACGAGATCGAGCAGATCGGCGCCCGGACGCCGCACGAGTTGATGCGGGCGGTAGAGGTGTCCTTCATCCGGGACTGCGCGGAGATGGCCGCCAGGTCCTCGCTGACCCGGACCGAATCCCGGTGGGGGCTGTATCACGATCGCTCTGACATACCCGATCGTGACGACGTGAACTGGCGCTATCACTTGAATCTCCGTAAGGGCCCGGACGGGTCGATGGAGTTCTTCAAGCGGCCGGTCGCCGAGTATTTCGTCCCGGTGCCTGGCCTCGACGATTTGCCCACCGGCGGAACACAAGCCATCCCGGTCGCCCAGCCGACGATCGTCCGCGACCGGCAGTCGGCGCCGGCGCCGGCGGCCGCGGTGGCCGGACCGCCCGTGCAGCCGCCGTCACCGCGCATCGCCGCGGTGTTGGCGCTGGAATCGCCCGCACTGGAGGACCTCGCCGAGTTCCTGACTGACCCCGACGCGGCCGTGCGGCGCACCGCCGTCGTGGCGCTCACCGAACACCTCTGCGACGGCTATGCCGACGCGCTGTATGCCGCACTGGACGATGCCGACAGTGGTGTGCGCCGGGCCGCCGCCGACGGGGTGCGCGAGCTCGTCGAGGTAGTGCCCAATCCGATTGCCGGGCAACCACTGTTGTCGTCGACGGACCCGCTGGTGCGCAGTGCGGCGTTGTACCTGCTCAGTTTCCGGCGCGTCGGCGATGTTGGCAGATTCCGCGCCGCGCTCGCCGACCCCGACCACCGGGTACGGATCGAGGCGGTGCGCGCGCTGGTGTCCGTCGACGATGCCGACGGGGTGGCATCGGCCGCTGACGACGAGAACCGGGAGGTGCGGATCGCCGTCGCCAACGGATTGGGCACCTTGGCGAGCGGCCCCAACGCGGTCCGGGCACTGATCGGCGACCGCGATCCCCTGGTCCGCGCTGCCGCCCTGGCGGCGCTGGGTGAGATCGGTGACGGCGACACCGATCTGGCGCTCATCGAGCGAGCCTTGGGCGACACGGCGTGGCAGATCCGGGTGGGGGCCGTTCGCGCGTTGTCCGGCACAGGCGAGGCGGCGGTGGCGTTGCTGTCCCGCGCATTGATCGACCCACACCTCGACGTGCGCAAGGCGGCCGTGCTGGGGTTGACCCGGTGGGTCTCACAACCAGCGGCCCACGATGCGCTGCTGGGGGCGTTGGACGATACCGACGCCGACGTCCGCGCGTATGCCCGGCAGGCGCTGGCCCGACGTGCCGAGTTCGCCGGCCTGGTGGACTAG
- a CDS encoding IniB N-terminal domain-containing protein yields the protein MDNLLQFILDLFNNESAAQNYVADPNAALQNAGLAGVSPEQIQSVAASAVPGLELVGGDPVSGLAQALSNQYGFAPAEGVAPNLLAAPAAAAGVVSDQALDLGVDGGSSLAAAVGNGIGVGLGESIGAGLGAELGGGAGLGGESGIGLGSGVGLGTGLGGGFQSGLGAEMGAGFQAGMSVEMQAGFHAGMGAELGGGAELGGQSGVGLGTGLGTGIGTGIGAGGGAGLGGGFETGFGAEMGLGFNAGAEVGAGAELGGQTGVGLGTGFGTGLGAGGGAELGGGFNSGFGAELGGNAEVGGHSGIGVGTGFGGGSNVNGHSGFGAQGGGQFAGGANAGSGFAAGGGSQFGAGAHVNDRARAVDTNEVDAERRAALSGSATAGGGGAANVGTGLGAQENANFNSTSNVGFNSPLGGASIGNQTAAGGGGAIGLGGGGLTAAGNTAVGSTTAASLASPLGGVTASAQAAASNTAAVSFLHDDGAALGGQSNLGGGFGGQTNLGGAFGGQTNLGGVFGGNANANAGGSVGGHTNAEAASAVEANAGGHTGMAGGTSIVGGTGIHGGASASGGGNTSFLNHDAANLNLHNSVQAAGSASGGASADHVTAGGNSSFQNSFGGQADILGHDSAALGGHGAVNTGASTTASTTTQGSAVSPSQGSVIHTGGSTAAGGSVSSGSNGGSVITTSQGSANAGGTSSVGTTHDSATVDQHAAIDSSSHAAAAATPDHSVDDQSAHASTDYSSHSLYDTSHDSSASHTQASTDLTSHNQADHHMGF from the coding sequence ATGGACAACCTGCTCCAATTCATCCTTGACCTGTTCAACAACGAATCCGCCGCGCAGAACTACGTCGCGGATCCCAACGCTGCGCTGCAGAACGCGGGACTGGCCGGGGTCAGCCCTGAGCAAATCCAGTCCGTCGCGGCCTCGGCCGTTCCAGGACTCGAACTCGTCGGCGGGGACCCGGTCTCCGGTCTGGCGCAGGCGCTCTCCAACCAGTACGGCTTCGCGCCGGCGGAAGGCGTTGCGCCGAATCTCCTTGCGGCCCCGGCTGCGGCCGCTGGCGTGGTCAGCGACCAGGCATTGGATCTCGGCGTCGACGGTGGTTCGAGCCTGGCTGCCGCAGTGGGCAACGGCATCGGCGTTGGCCTGGGCGAGAGCATCGGCGCCGGACTCGGTGCTGAGCTCGGCGGCGGCGCCGGCCTGGGCGGCGAGAGTGGAATCGGCCTGGGGTCCGGAGTCGGCCTCGGTACCGGGCTTGGCGGCGGCTTTCAGTCGGGGCTGGGTGCCGAGATGGGCGCCGGCTTCCAGGCTGGGATGAGCGTCGAGATGCAGGCGGGCTTCCACGCCGGAATGGGTGCTGAGCTCGGCGGCGGCGCTGAGCTGGGTGGCCAGAGTGGAGTAGGCCTCGGCACCGGCTTGGGCACCGGGATCGGCACTGGCATTGGTGCCGGCGGTGGCGCTGGGCTCGGCGGTGGATTCGAGACCGGCTTCGGTGCCGAGATGGGCTTGGGTTTCAACGCGGGTGCCGAAGTGGGCGCCGGCGCTGAGCTGGGTGGTCAGACTGGGGTTGGTCTGGGCACCGGCTTTGGCACCGGTCTCGGTGCCGGCGGTGGTGCCGAGCTCGGTGGCGGATTCAACTCCGGGTTCGGCGCCGAGCTTGGTGGCAACGCAGAAGTGGGTGGCCACAGCGGGATTGGTGTGGGCACCGGCTTCGGCGGCGGCTCCAACGTCAACGGGCACAGCGGTTTCGGCGCGCAGGGTGGCGGCCAGTTTGCGGGCGGCGCCAACGCGGGTAGCGGTTTCGCGGCCGGCGGCGGCAGCCAGTTCGGTGCAGGCGCGCATGTGAACGACCGGGCTCGTGCCGTCGACACCAACGAAGTCGACGCCGAACGGCGCGCCGCGCTCAGCGGCTCGGCAACTGCTGGTGGCGGCGGCGCGGCCAACGTCGGAACTGGCCTGGGCGCGCAGGAAAACGCGAACTTCAACAGCACGTCCAACGTCGGTTTCAACAGCCCGCTCGGTGGGGCCAGTATCGGCAACCAAACCGCAGCCGGAGGCGGCGGAGCGATCGGCCTGGGTGGCGGCGGCCTCACCGCGGCCGGCAACACCGCGGTGGGCAGCACGACGGCGGCGTCGCTGGCCAGCCCGCTCGGCGGGGTGACCGCCAGTGCGCAGGCGGCCGCGAGCAACACGGCGGCCGTGAGCTTCCTGCACGACGATGGTGCGGCGCTCGGTGGCCAGAGCAACCTCGGTGGCGGGTTTGGCGGCCAGACCAACCTCGGTGGGGCGTTCGGTGGGCAGACCAACCTCGGCGGCGTGTTTGGTGGAAACGCCAACGCCAACGCCGGCGGATCGGTTGGCGGGCACACCAACGCCGAGGCGGCCTCGGCTGTGGAGGCCAATGCGGGCGGCCACACCGGGATGGCCGGCGGCACCAGCATCGTCGGCGGCACCGGCATCCACGGTGGGGCCAGTGCATCCGGCGGAGGCAACACCAGCTTCCTCAACCACGATGCGGCGAACCTGAATCTCCACAACTCCGTCCAGGCGGCGGGTTCGGCGAGCGGTGGGGCATCGGCTGATCATGTGACGGCCGGCGGAAACAGCTCCTTCCAGAACAGCTTCGGCGGTCAGGCCGACATCCTCGGCCACGACTCCGCGGCCCTCGGCGGCCACGGTGCGGTCAATACCGGAGCGAGCACCACCGCGTCGACGACAACACAGGGTTCGGCGGTCAGTCCGTCGCAGGGCAGCGTCATCCACACCGGTGGCTCCACTGCCGCAGGCGGTTCGGTGAGTTCCGGGTCCAACGGCGGCTCGGTGATCACCACCTCACAGGGCAGCGCGAACGCCGGGGGCACAAGCTCGGTCGGCACCACGCACGACTCGGCCACAGTCGACCAGCACGCGGCGATCGACTCGTCGAGCCACGCGGCGGCCGCCGCGACGCCGGATCACTCGGTGGACGACCAGTCAGCGCACGCGAGCACGGACTACTCGAGTCACTCGCTGTACGACACCAGCCACGACAGCTCGGCCTCGCACACCCAGGCGAGCACCGACCTCACGTCGCACAACCAGGCCGATCACCACATGGGCTTCTGA
- the usfY gene encoding protein UsfY: protein MKGAYRDPVDHSRTTQPHAGESFIDTLWLPGLFFIALGVVGLAGIVAALAYNHHELLMMLGSVAAGLLIVGALLIMAEHQRVMRVERRWLADHPDHAHRHTA, encoded by the coding sequence ATGAAGGGTGCATATCGCGACCCGGTGGATCATTCCCGAACAACGCAACCGCACGCCGGTGAGTCGTTCATCGACACGCTGTGGCTCCCCGGACTGTTCTTCATTGCTCTGGGTGTGGTGGGCCTGGCCGGCATCGTCGCGGCGCTTGCGTACAACCACCACGAGCTGTTGATGATGTTGGGCTCGGTGGCCGCAGGCCTATTGATCGTGGGTGCACTGCTGATCATGGCCGAGCACCAACGGGTGATGCGGGTCGAGCGGCGCTGGTTGGCAGACCATCCCGACCACGCGCATCGCCACACCGCGTAG
- a CDS encoding L,D-transpeptidase, with amino-acid sequence MVFSRRARTACLVVGVLLLGVLGSDVAGLPGCRDGCKTATATAEVQLPPAPPKPPLLGIAPANGSSDLNPLSRVSAQVVGGSLTNVSLVDEYGNTLAGALSPDGTSWQPTVPLKYGRTYTMQVASQGASGVPLARTTTFTTATPDNLTQVYLETPGGLPIHQDMRYGIGTIIAARFDERIIDKATAERNLVVTTNPPVQGSWYWVDDKTAHWRPAKYYAPGTTVSVAANIFGLRLGDGLYGNENAKSTFTIGDAHVSIADDTTKTVSVFDNGKLVRAMPTSMGKGGYETIAGRDFSFWTPPGVYTVIDKAESVTMDSSTYGLPVDSSMGYKLKIPYATRISTDGIYLHQLNATTWAQGNTNVSHGCLNLNSENASWFYDFSQPGDVVEVKNTGGPGLKIWQNGDWTLPWGEWLKGSALTPKP; translated from the coding sequence GTGGTCTTTTCCCGTCGTGCGCGCACGGCCTGCCTGGTTGTGGGGGTGTTGCTCCTTGGCGTCCTGGGCAGTGACGTCGCCGGACTGCCCGGCTGCCGCGACGGTTGCAAAACGGCCACCGCCACCGCGGAGGTACAGTTGCCGCCCGCGCCGCCGAAGCCGCCACTGCTGGGCATCGCACCGGCGAACGGCTCGTCCGATCTGAACCCGCTGAGCCGGGTGTCCGCCCAGGTTGTCGGCGGCAGCCTGACCAACGTCTCGCTGGTCGATGAGTACGGCAACACCCTGGCCGGGGCGCTCTCGCCGGACGGGACGTCGTGGCAGCCGACCGTGCCGCTCAAGTACGGGCGCACCTACACGATGCAGGTCGCCAGCCAAGGAGCCAGCGGTGTGCCGCTGGCGCGGACTACCACCTTCACGACTGCGACACCGGACAACCTCACCCAGGTCTACCTCGAGACGCCCGGCGGTCTGCCGATCCACCAGGACATGCGTTATGGCATCGGCACAATCATCGCGGCCCGGTTCGACGAGCGGATCATCGACAAGGCCACCGCCGAACGCAACCTGGTGGTGACCACCAACCCGCCGGTGCAGGGATCGTGGTACTGGGTGGATGACAAGACCGCGCACTGGCGACCGGCGAAGTACTACGCGCCGGGCACGACGGTTTCCGTGGCCGCCAATATCTTCGGACTGCGGCTCGGCGACGGGCTTTACGGCAACGAAAATGCCAAGTCCACCTTCACGATTGGCGATGCGCACGTCTCTATCGCCGACGACACCACCAAGACGGTCAGCGTGTTCGACAACGGCAAGCTGGTTCGGGCCATGCCCACGTCGATGGGCAAGGGCGGTTACGAAACCATCGCGGGACGGGACTTTTCGTTCTGGACACCGCCTGGGGTGTACACGGTGATCGACAAGGCCGAATCGGTGACCATGGATTCGTCGACATACGGACTGCCGGTGGATTCCTCGATGGGCTACAAGCTGAAGATCCCCTACGCCACCAGGATCAGCACCGACGGCATCTATCTTCATCAGCTCAACGCGACGACCTGGGCTCAGGGCAATACCAACGTCTCGCACGGCTGTCTGAACCTCAACAGCGAGAACGCGTCGTGGTTCTACGACTTCTCGCAGCCCGGTGACGTGGTCGAGGTCAAGAACACCGGAGGGCCAGGACTGAAGATCTGGCAGAACGGTGACTGGACCCTGCCGTGGGGCGAATGGCTGAAGGGCAGCGCACTCACCCCCAAGCCCTGA
- a CDS encoding L,D-transpeptidase, translated as MSFSRRAQGACLGIVLAVLAVLGGVVISTAPRCPENCRTEAAARDPRPAPSRDPAAVTLTPADGATDVDPLGGITVVATSGMLTHVTMVNDADKPVPGVVTPDFKTWKPTVALGYGRAYTLTVEARGPGGIPSTMSSTFQTLVPSDQSEVYLTTPGGHPLDGGRFGIGTVVVAHFDEPIADRAAAEKRLSVTTNPPVRGAWYWVDDQNAHWRPEKYYAPGTSVTVHADVYGVPLGEGLYGEEDSTATFTIADAHVSIADDNTKQVSVFDNGTLVRTMPTSMGRGGSETIDGQTLTFWTPPGVYTVMDKANPVIMDSSTYGLPINSRLGYRETIPYATRISPDGIYLHQLNATVWAQGNTDTSHGCLNLSSENAAWFYDFSVPGDVVEVRNTGGPPLKLTDNGDWTLPWAEWLKGSALH; from the coding sequence TTGAGCTTTAGTCGTCGTGCCCAAGGGGCGTGCCTCGGCATCGTTCTGGCGGTGCTGGCTGTGCTCGGCGGTGTCGTCATCTCCACGGCTCCGCGTTGCCCTGAGAATTGCCGCACCGAGGCCGCCGCGCGTGACCCACGGCCGGCGCCCTCGAGGGACCCAGCCGCCGTCACGCTCACGCCCGCCGACGGTGCCACCGACGTCGACCCGCTCGGCGGGATCACCGTCGTGGCCACGAGCGGCATGCTCACCCACGTCACGATGGTCAACGACGCCGACAAGCCCGTGCCGGGCGTCGTCACCCCCGACTTCAAGACCTGGAAGCCGACCGTGGCGCTGGGCTACGGACGCGCTTACACGTTGACGGTCGAAGCCCGAGGCCCCGGCGGCATCCCTTCCACGATGTCGTCGACCTTCCAGACCCTCGTGCCCAGCGACCAGAGCGAGGTGTACCTGACGACACCGGGCGGGCATCCGCTGGATGGCGGCCGGTTCGGAATCGGCACCGTCGTCGTCGCGCACTTTGACGAGCCCATCGCTGACCGGGCGGCCGCCGAGAAACGCCTCTCGGTCACCACCAACCCGCCGGTGCGCGGAGCGTGGTACTGGGTCGACGACCAGAATGCCCATTGGCGCCCGGAAAAGTACTACGCCCCAGGAACTTCGGTGACAGTGCACGCCGATGTCTACGGTGTTCCGCTTGGTGAGGGGCTCTACGGCGAAGAGGACTCCACGGCGACTTTCACCATCGCAGACGCGCACGTCTCCATCGCCGACGACAACACCAAGCAGGTCAGCGTGTTCGACAACGGCACGTTGGTGCGCACCATGCCGACCTCGATGGGCCGGGGTGGCTCGGAGACGATCGACGGCCAGACGCTGACGTTCTGGACGCCGCCCGGCGTCTACACAGTGATGGACAAGGCCAATCCGGTGATCATGGACTCGTCCACCTATGGCCTGCCCATCAACTCACGACTGGGCTACCGCGAGACCATCCCTTATGCCACCCGTATCAGCCCCGACGGCATCTACCTGCACCAGCTGAACGCGACCGTGTGGGCGCAGGGCAACACCGACACCTCACACGGGTGTCTGAACCTCAGTAGCGAGAACGCGGCGTGGTTCTACGACTTCTCCGTGCCCGGTGACGTCGTCGAGGTCCGCAACACCGGCGGCCCGCCGCTGAAGCTGACAGACAACGGCGACTGGACGCTGCCGTGGGCCGAGTGGCTCAAAGGCAGTGCGCTGCACTGA